One region of Kwoniella newhampshirensis strain CBS 13917 chromosome 6, whole genome shotgun sequence genomic DNA includes:
- a CDS encoding ribonucleoprotein-associated protein: MASQPNPKAFPLANAQLTNQILDLIQQAQHYKQLKKGANEATKTLNRGICEFIVMTADVEPIEIVLHLPLLCEDKNVPYVFLPSKTALGRACGVSRPVIAASVTTNEARELNAQIQAVKNEIEKLLI, from the exons ATGGCTTCTCAACCCAACCCCAAGGCTTTCCCTCTGGCCAACGCCCAGCTCACCAACCAG ATCCTCGATCTTATCCAGCAAGCTCAGCACTACAAGCAGCTCAAGAAGGG TGCCAACGAAGCTACCAAGACCCTCAACCGAGGTATCTGCGAGTTCATCGTCATGACCGCCGATGTCGAGCCTATCGAGATcgtcctccatcttcccctcttgTGCGAGGACAAGAATGTCCCTTATGTCTTCTTGCCTTCCAAGACCGCTCTCGGTCGAGCTTGCGGTGTTTCTAGACCCGTCATCGCTGCTAGCGTCACCACCAACGAGGCGAGGGAGTTGAACGCTCAAATCCAGGCTGTCAAG AACGAGATTGAGAAGCTTCTCATTTAA
- a CDS encoding GDP-mannose transporter 2 has translation MSSPYIPSRPQTPAGARPGLSPRGSYTNLAAAYENSTPSGAQTPNEKERMRAELEVQAALLKAAEGAEKAKKEEAAMPAGSPVWPILSYCMASILMTVVNKFVVSGHQFTMTFLLLTIQSLVCVTCVWTVKRIGLITFRDFDWVDAKTWFPVSFLLVAVIYTGSKSLQFLSIPVYTIFKNLTIILIAYGEVLWFGGSVTGLTLVAFFLMVGSSIIAAWADISTTLARLSAGIAVIDPTSGADVPLPTSVIGSLNAGYVWMFINCIASAAYVLFMRKRIKATGFKDWDSMFYNNLLSIPVLLIFSILVEDWGSASFARNFPEVGRTFLLSAIVFSGAVAVFISYSTAWCVRTCGSTTYSMVGALNKLPVAASGILFFGDPANMGNVSAIAVGGVAGVVYAVAKTNQAKVEKAKQTRPGDSKA, from the exons ATGTCATCCCCTTACATCCCCTCACGACCCCAGACGCCGGCCGGCGCACGTCCCGGTCTCTCCCCCAGAGGATCATACACCAATCTGGCTGCAGCGTACGAGAACTCGACGCCGAGCGGGGCACAAACGCCCAatgagaaagagaggatgagggcCGAGCTGGAGGTCCAGGCTGCCTTGCTGAAAGCTGCTGAAGGGGCGGaaaaggcgaagaaggaagaggctGCGATGCCAGCGGGTTCGCCGG TCTGGCCAATCCTGAGCTACTGCATGGCTTCCATCCTTATGACGGTGGTCAACAAATTCGTCGTCTCCGGCCACCAATTTACCATGACTTTCCTCC TCCTCACCATCCAGTCCCTCGTCTGTGTCACATGTGTTTGGACAGTCAAGCGAATAGGACTCATCACAT TCCGTGATTTCGATTGGGTCGATGCGAAGACTTGGTTCCCTGTCTCTTTCTTGCTCGTGGCGGTGATTTATACCGGGTCTAAATCGCTTCAgttcctctccatccctgTCTACAC GATCTTCAAAAACCTGACCATCATTTTGATCGCATACGGCGAGGTCCTTTGGTTCGGCGGATCAGTCACTGGACTCACCCTCGTCGCTTTCTTCCTCATGGTCGggtcatccatcatcgctgCTTGGGCAGATatctccaccaccctcGCAAGGCTTTCTGCAGGCATCGCTGTGATCGACCCCACTTCTGGTGCGGACGTACCTCTTCCTACCAGTGTGATTGGCAGCTTGAACGCGGGTTACGTTTGGATGTTCATCAACTGTATCGCTTCAGCCGCTTAC GTCCTGTTCATGCGAAAACGGATCAAGGCTACTGGGTTCAAGGACTGGGACTCCATGTTCTACAACAACCTGCTCTCCATCcccgtcctcctcatttTCTCCATTCTGGTCGAGGACTGGGGATCCGCCTCGTTCGCTCGTAACTT CCCTGAGGTCGGCCGAACTTTCTTGCTCAGCGCCATCGTGTTCTCCGGCGCTGTTGCCGTTTTCATCTCTTACTCTACCGCTTGGTGTGTGCGAACTTGCGGTTCGACCACATACTCGATGGTTGGCGCCCtgaacaa ACTCCCCGTCGCGGCCTCTGgtatcctcttcttcggcgaCCCCGCGAACATGGGCAACGTCTCTGCCATCGCCGTCGGTGGCGTCGCGGGTGTCGTTTACGCCGTGGCCAAGACCAACCAAGcaaaggtcgagaaggctAAGCAGACTCGTCCGGGAGATAGCAAGGCTTGA